accctttgccttgatgaaagctttgcacactcttggcattctctctaccagcttcacctggaatgtgtttccaacagttttgaaggagttcccacaaatgctgagcacttcttggatgcttttccttcactctgcgctcCAACTCATCCCAGACCATTGGGTTGGGTagaagtcgggtgattgtggaggccaggtcatctgatatgcagcactccatcactcctggAGGTGTATTTTCGATCATTTGCGCcgtttgaaaaataaatgataatcCCATTTAGCGCAATCCAGATTGGATTGGTTTATCGCTGCagagtgctgtggtagccatgcgggttaagtgtgacttgaattcaaaataattcaatgacagtgtcaccagcaaagcaccatcacagcCTTTCCTCCATGCTTcttggtgggaactacacatgcggagatcatctgttcatctagtctgcgtctcacaaagacagtggttagaaccaaaaatctcacatttgtactcatcagaccaaaggacagattttcaccagtcTAATTTCCATTGCTTGAGTTTTTTGTCCCAAGCAAGTccctttttcttattggtgtcctttagtagtggtttctttgcagcaattcaaccatgaaggcctgattcatgcagtctcctcagaaatgttgatgttgaggtgtgtctgttgaactctgtgatgcatttatttggtctgccaTCTGAGGTGAAGCTGGAagacaggtacacctgttaattgaaatgcattccaggtgactacctcatgaagctggttgagagtatgccaagactgtgtaaagctgtcatcagggcaaagggtggctactttgaagaatctcaaatataaaatgtattatgacttcactttttttggttactacatgattccatatttgttatttcatagttttgatgttttattatacaatgtagaaaatagtaaaaataaagaaaaacccttgaataagtaggtgtgtccaaacatttgactggtactgtgtatataaaaCTTGTATGACACACGAGACATTTGTCTGAGTGAATCTGATAATATTTCTGTTTGTCTTAACTCACCGTCACTGTGGAGTTTCTCGTATAAAAAATGTTAatctcaaacagcaagtaaacaaagtatGTTTCTACAAAAAATCCAGTTCTCTCCCTTTTGATAACAACTCAACATGAAAGGGGAAAAAATGTCATGCTTTGATTCGGTGGAAACAtcttacttcttatcccttgtgcaaatagcctacagctgtgtctgtctgtctggagcttGCTGGCAACTCTAAGGGCccaaaatattttatacaatgttgcaagttttctAGCACAGGCCAGACCAAATTAATAGTTGATCAAATGTTTAAAATGTCTTACAGACAGACCATGTGCAGCCAATTTGATTGATAGGATAACTATTTTCagcaggatattttctacctgcacgctgcaatgtttttatttgttggctttatgaaAGCTAGTTTTACATATTgacaatagaagttacttttagatttgtatcattttgatagaattttgattaaccacatgacattgATTTGAGATATGAAAACGTTATTATGAATGAAATGAAACCGTTCCATGAAAATGTACACATGAAAATCACAACTGGCACGCAAATCAGTAGAAATGGTACTATACCTtcgcactccaaatggaaaaggttgccgacCGGCAACGTCAGGAGCATAACAGAAGGCCAGCGGGAGAAGGAGAGTCgggaacagattttttttacttCTGGTTAGGCAATATTGATTTCTAGCTCCCTCTTGAGTATTTTATGTGTCTTCATTTTTAAATCGGACAAGCTCAGTAGCCtccatatagttgattttatttcatcacatatatatggaaaaataaacgTTTTAAAAAATTGACTAGGGAACGATTGGTCGAAATAAAAAAAGACTCGGTCGaccaggattttttttttgtcgGGACAGCCTTAATAGCTTTATTCCCTGTATTGtacagcctactgatatgaagtCTCATGTATATCACCCCAACTGACTGGTTCTTctgatgttgttcacacaggagaccatGTTGAGACATTCTCTACATCCAGAGAGCAACAGCAGGAAGATTACAGAGCTAAGAGGTCTCACCCCTGCCCGCATTGTGAGGAGATTTTCCCAATTCTATCAAAGCTAAAAATACACCTacaaatacacacaggggagaatcTGTATTCCTGCACTGACTGTGAGAAGAGTTTCACAACATCACAGGCTCTGACAGTTCATCGACGAGTGCACACTGGAGAAaaaccttactcctgctctgactgtggggagAGTTTCTCGCATCAGAGCaacttaaaaacacaccaacgtatacatacaggagagaagccttactcctgctctgactgtggggagagtttctctcaacagagcagcttaaaaacacaccaacgtatgcacacaggagagaagccttactcctgctctgactgtgggaacaGTTTCACCTCATCAAGCAGCTTAAAAAAACACCAACgtgtacacacaggagagaagccttactcctgctctgactgtggggcgaTTTTCTCTCAGCAGAGCAGCTTAAAGTCACACCAActtatacatacaggagagaagcattacttctgctctgactgtggaaaatgtttcACAAGATCAGTTGAGCTAAGAGTTCAtcggagaacacacacaggagagaagccttactgctgctctgactgtgggaagagtttctctcAACAGGGCCACTTAATATGTCACCagcgaatacacacaggagagaagccttattacTGCTCTGAATGTGGGATGAACTTTTTTCAACAGAGCGGCTTAAAGTCACaccaacgtatacacacaggagagaagccttacgcgtgctctgactgtgggaaga
This sequence is a window from Oncorhynchus clarkii lewisi isolate Uvic-CL-2024 unplaced genomic scaffold, UVic_Ocla_1.0 unplaced_contig_7974_pilon_pilon, whole genome shotgun sequence. Protein-coding genes within it:
- the LOC139396980 gene encoding zinc finger protein 658B-like, whose amino-acid sequence is MSEASNIKSEDKPNLQSLGPDCDSGAQFALQDPEMASVKPEDCSQTLELNVNIKDEEEEEKIGKSVYDGDHVETFSTSREQQQEDYRAKRSHPCPHCEEIFPILSKLKIHLQIHTGENLYSCTDCEKSFTTSQALTVHRRVHTGEKPYSCSDCGESFSHQSNLKTHQRIHTGEKPYSCSDCGESFSQQSSLKTHQRMHTGEKPYSCSDCGNSFTSSSSLKKHQRVHTGEKPYSCSDCGAIFSQQSSLKSHQLIHTGEKHYFCSDCGKCFTRSVELRVHRRTHTGEKPYCCSDCGKSFSQQGHLICHQRIHTGEKPYYCSECGMNFFQQSGLKSHQRIHTGEKPYACSDCGKSFSNQSNLKTHQRIHKGEKPYSCSDCGKCFTTSTELKVHQRRHTGEKPYYCSDCGKSFTRLATLKTHQCIRKGENSHHFSQTS